A region from the Triticum aestivum cultivar Chinese Spring chromosome 3D, IWGSC CS RefSeq v2.1, whole genome shotgun sequence genome encodes:
- the LOC123075768 gene encoding alkane hydroxylase MAH1-like: MRSRRKNPAIPLDWPLVRMLPSLLGSLPRLHDWATSLLSVSHLNFRLIGPPHSGMQLFLTSDPANVRHVFTSNFPNYPKGPDFAEIMDILGGGIFNADGDSWRRQRAKAQLLMSAPRFRAFVSQCSRRKVERDLLPLLAHVVATGTGECDLMDVFLRLTFDMTTTLVFGVDPGCLAIGFPEVRFARAIDDAMDVLLIRNVLPLSWWKLVRWLGVGYERKMAVARHEIDRFIGDAIAKRREAVKARGANEDSETTDLLSSYIDDDDAGRTADVILRDTTMNLMLAGRDTTGSALSWFFYLLAKNPHVECKILAELDTIKATTSTTLDGMVTYDDTDELGRLVYLHAALCEALRLYPPVPFEHKGVVAAETLPSGHEVRPGDKIIVSLYAMGRMEAVWGKDCWDFRPERWIREDGKPRYVPSYKFASFNTGPRTCLGKDMAFVQLKAVAAAVVRNFVVEAVPGHVVEPNVSIILHMKNGFKAKIKRRQLMNN, from the coding sequence ATGAGGTCCAGGCGCAAGAACCCAGCGATCCCGCTGGACTGGCCGCTAGTGCGCATGCTGCCGTCGCTCCTCGGTAGCCTCCCGCGCCTCCACGACTGGGCCACCTCGCTCCTCAGCGTCAGCCATCTCAACTTCCGCCTCATCGGCCCGCCGCACTCGGGGATGCAGCTCTTTTTAACCTCCGACCCGGCCAATGTTCGCCACGTCTTCACCTCCAACTTCCCCAACTACCCCAAGGGCCCCGACTTCGCCGAGATCATGGACATCCTCGGCGGTGGCATCTTCAACGCCGACGGCGACTCCTGGCGCCGCCAGCGTGCCAAGGCGCAGCTGCTCATGTCCGCGCCCCGTTTCCGGGCCTTCGTGTCCCAGTGCAGCCGCCGCAAGGTCGAGCGTGACCTACTCCCGCTGCTCGCCCATGTCGTCGCCACCGGCACCGGCGAGTGTGACCTCATGGACGTGTTCCTCAGGCTGACATTCGACATGACGACCACGCTGGTGTTCGGCGTCGACCCGGGCTGCCTGGCCATTGGCTTCCCAGAGGTGCGGTTTGCGCGTGCTATAGACGATGCAATGGACGTGCTCCTCATCCGCAATGTACTCCCGCTGTCATGGTGGAAGCTGGTGCGGTGGCTCGGGGTAGGGTACGAGCGGAAGATGGCGGTGGCGCGGCACGAGATCGACCGGTTCATCGGCGACGCGATCGCCAAGAGGCGTGAGGCGGTTAAAGCCAGAGGCGCGAACGAGGACTCAGAGACAACAGACCTGCTCTCCTCCTACATCGACGACGACGATGCTGGCAGGACGGCTGACGTCATCCTCCGTGACACGACCATGAACCTTATGCTCGCCGGCCGCGACACGACCGGCTCGGCGCTGTCCTGGTTCTTCTATCTCCTCGCCAAGAACCCGCACGTGGAGTGCAAGATCCTGGCAGAGCTAGACACCATCAaggccaccaccagcaccaccctAGACGGCATGGTAACCTACGACGACACAGATGAGCTAGGGCGGCTGGTGTACCTGCACGCCGCCCTGTGCGAGGCGCTCCGGCTGTACCCTCCAGTGCCGTTCGAGCACAagggcgtggtggcggcggagacGCTGCCGAGCGGGCACGAGGTGCGGCCTGGGGACAAGATCATCGTCTCGTTGTACGCAATGGGGAGGATGGAGGCCGTCTGGGGCAAAGACTGCTGGGACTTCCGGCCGGAGCGGTGGATCAGGGAGGACGGCAAGCCGCGGTACGTGCCGTCGTACAAGTTCGCGTCCTTCAACACCGGGCCACGGACCTGCCTCGGCAAGGACATGGCATTCGTGCAGCTCAAGGCCGTGGCGGCCGCCGTGGTGCGGAACTTCGTGGTGGAGGCCGTGCCGGGGCATGTCGTCGAGCCCAACGTCTCCATCATTCTCCACATGAAGAACGGCTTCAAGGCCAAGATCAAGAGGAGGCAGCTGATGAACAATTGA